The Desulfuromonas versatilis genome has a segment encoding these proteins:
- a CDS encoding diguanylate cyclase, which translates to MIKFRLQPPMLWGTTLRKKILLPFFLVLFLLGVAATLGSAFFVTGALYRTSDERLLTSQEATFRALKQQEALLQTYAHLFNYTNARVAADSGPSQAAALQETLFESLRQENISIALVPSGTGLALPYPSLQELFSKVEKTTLPAFGFAADTGSVPALCFAAPAIQNGKVSQVNLLQTPLTPEYLKNLSPDRRINFFLQSPEGKLLAGTRPGREIPRLGPEELKAVFAGIPVFKNSPDPLPYRFLFQAIPLGTDGLAISVHELPLADVEMLVSTLATRSITTVLAALLLGAWLYCRTIRRILFPVQELTKATNAVSRGDLNYRIRDCGADELGRTAESFNSMLARLETLYAEKLEQEKHLARTQEELRHQESMAQKNHAIARANQELKGRLREISALYQLNQAMISTLDLGVLFDRILQVLKDVIRCEEMVLMLYNPGAEELDVRKTVGIDPELLKGVAFRLDEGITGRAARSQRLQYIANLEAETQNLNYKGKRQGRGSMVAAPLAVKGRLAGVLNLHKPTTQGFSEKELRLIQAIANQAAIAIDNAQLYEKTRNQSNTDELTQLANRRQFQVILKREQAQARRYSSNFSLIMIDIDHFKKYNDFHGHLQGDLVLKRVADLLLQNTRGIDLVARFGGEEFIILLPKTSGEGAVAAAEKLRLCVAEDPFPGAEHSQPGGQLTLSLGVAEFPSHTKDVYELIDLADRALYMAKESGRNRTVVWKPRQDARPDSPPLFPDH; encoded by the coding sequence ATGATCAAGTTCAGGCTGCAACCGCCCATGCTGTGGGGTACCACCCTGCGGAAAAAAATTCTCCTGCCGTTTTTCCTCGTCCTGTTCCTGCTGGGGGTCGCAGCCACACTTGGTTCGGCATTCTTCGTCACCGGGGCCCTGTACAGAACATCGGACGAGCGCCTTCTCACCAGTCAGGAGGCCACTTTCAGGGCGCTGAAACAGCAGGAGGCCCTCCTCCAGACCTACGCCCATCTGTTCAACTACACCAACGCCCGGGTCGCGGCCGATTCGGGCCCCTCCCAGGCGGCGGCGCTGCAGGAGACCCTGTTCGAATCCCTGCGCCAGGAAAACATCTCCATCGCCCTGGTCCCCTCAGGCACCGGCCTGGCGCTCCCCTACCCTTCGCTGCAAGAGCTGTTTTCAAAGGTGGAGAAAACCACCCTCCCGGCCTTCGGGTTTGCCGCGGACACCGGTTCGGTGCCCGCCCTGTGTTTTGCCGCTCCAGCCATCCAAAACGGCAAAGTCAGCCAGGTGAACCTGCTGCAAACCCCCCTTACGCCGGAATACCTGAAAAATCTCTCGCCGGATCGCCGCATCAATTTCTTTCTGCAGTCGCCCGAGGGAAAGCTGCTTGCGGGGACCAGGCCCGGTCGGGAAATCCCCCGGCTGGGCCCGGAGGAACTGAAGGCGGTGTTCGCCGGCATACCGGTTTTCAAAAATTCCCCCGATCCTCTGCCCTACCGCTTCCTGTTCCAGGCTATCCCCCTGGGAACCGATGGCCTGGCAATTTCGGTGCATGAGCTGCCACTTGCCGATGTCGAAATGCTGGTCAGCACCCTGGCCACCCGCTCCATTACCACCGTGCTGGCGGCGTTGCTGCTGGGCGCCTGGCTCTACTGCAGGACCATCCGCCGGATCCTTTTCCCGGTCCAGGAGCTGACCAAGGCCACCAACGCGGTCAGCCGGGGTGATCTGAACTACAGAATCCGGGACTGCGGGGCCGATGAACTGGGCCGAACCGCCGAGTCCTTCAATTCCATGCTGGCACGCCTCGAGACCCTCTACGCCGAAAAGCTGGAGCAGGAAAAACACCTGGCCCGCACCCAGGAGGAGCTGCGGCACCAGGAGTCGATGGCGCAAAAAAATCATGCAATCGCCAGGGCCAACCAGGAACTCAAAGGGAGATTGCGCGAGATCTCGGCCCTGTACCAGCTGAACCAGGCCATGATTTCGACTCTCGATCTGGGCGTTCTGTTCGACCGCATCCTGCAGGTACTCAAGGACGTGATCCGCTGTGAGGAGATGGTTCTGATGCTGTACAACCCCGGGGCCGAAGAGCTGGATGTGCGCAAAACGGTGGGCATCGACCCTGAACTGCTCAAAGGAGTGGCCTTCAGGCTGGACGAGGGGATCACCGGCCGGGCAGCGCGCAGCCAGCGATTGCAGTACATAGCCAACCTCGAGGCGGAGACCCAGAATCTGAACTACAAGGGCAAACGCCAGGGGCGCGGCTCCATGGTCGCGGCGCCCCTGGCGGTCAAAGGGCGCCTCGCCGGGGTGCTCAACTTGCACAAACCCACCACTCAAGGTTTTTCCGAAAAGGAGCTGCGCCTGATTCAGGCCATCGCCAATCAGGCCGCCATTGCCATCGATAACGCCCAGCTATACGAGAAGACCCGCAACCAGAGCAACACCGATGAGCTGACCCAGTTGGCGAACCGAAGGCAGTTCCAGGTCATCCTCAAGCGGGAGCAGGCCCAGGCCCGGCGCTACAGCTCGAATTTCAGCCTGATTATGATCGACATCGACCATTTCAAAAAGTACAACGATTTCCACGGCCACCTCCAGGGGGACCTGGTCCTGAAGCGGGTTGCCGACCTGCTGCTGCAGAATACCCGGGGGATCGACCTGGTAGCCCGTTTCGGTGGAGAAGAGTTCATCATTCTGCTGCCCAAGACCAGTGGCGAAGGGGCCGTCGCCGCCGCCGAGAAGCTGCGCCTGTGCGTTGCCGAGGACCCCTTCCCTGGTGCCGAGCACAGCCAACCCGGGGGGCAGCTCACCCTTTCGCTGGGGGTAGCCGAATTCCCCTCCCACACCAAGGATGTCTACGAGCTCATCGACCTGGCCGACCGTGCTCTGTACATGGCCAAGGAGTCCGGACGCAACCGCACCGTGGTCTGGAAACCACGACAGGACGCTCGGCCGGATTCCCCCCCGTTGTTTCCCGACCACTGA
- a CDS encoding YgiQ family radical SAM protein, giving the protein MSRREMAARGWEELDILLVSGDAYVDHPAFGIPLLGRLLESEGYRVGIIAQPDWKDPEALRIMGRPRLFAAVSAGAMDSMVNHYTAAKKIRSNDAYTPGGRAGGRPNRAVIAYTAALKGAFKGLGVVIGGIEASLRRLAHYDYWDDRVRRSVLVDSKADLLVFGMGETPLLEIARRVQGGESLSSLSDISGTAHLSPEPPEQAVVLPSFEEVSQDPARYGEAFRLAAGEANPYSGRVLAQQHGPRWVVVQPPAASLDEVALDRVYGLPFQKLPHPSYHEAIPAYEQIRFSITTHRGCFGGCAFCAITHHQGKQIQSRSEQSVLDELERLADHPEFRGTVTDIGGPTANMYGLECGSDKARRTCRRAGCLYPRPCRHLVTSGRRAAQLLGKVRRQRGVKHAYVASGIRYDLMEHQQEYFEALLEHHVGGLLKVAPESASNKVTRVMRKPGPGAFEQFLAYYRQTSGKLGLRQGVVPYFIAGHPGSTLSDMVDVALFLKRNRLRVEQVQEFTPTPGTLATCMYHTGCDPFTGEPVNVPRSPREKRLQKALLLWHLPEHRQDVLEALRRCGRQEDGRLLLERRRGGN; this is encoded by the coding sequence ATGAGCCGCCGGGAAATGGCGGCGAGGGGGTGGGAGGAACTCGACATCCTGCTGGTTTCGGGGGATGCTTACGTCGACCATCCCGCCTTTGGCATCCCGCTGCTCGGGCGGTTGCTCGAGTCAGAGGGGTACCGGGTGGGGATTATCGCCCAGCCCGACTGGAAAGATCCCGAAGCCCTGCGTATTATGGGCCGCCCGCGACTGTTTGCCGCGGTCTCCGCCGGGGCCATGGACTCCATGGTCAACCATTACACGGCGGCGAAAAAGATCCGCAGCAACGACGCCTACACCCCCGGGGGGAGGGCAGGGGGGCGCCCCAACCGGGCGGTGATTGCCTACACTGCCGCCCTTAAGGGGGCCTTCAAGGGGCTTGGGGTGGTGATCGGCGGCATCGAGGCCAGCCTGCGCCGGCTCGCCCACTATGACTACTGGGACGACCGGGTGCGCCGCTCGGTGCTGGTGGACAGCAAGGCCGATCTGCTGGTCTTCGGCATGGGGGAGACGCCCTTGCTGGAGATCGCCCGGCGGGTTCAGGGCGGTGAGTCGTTGTCCTCGCTGAGCGATATTTCCGGGACCGCCCACCTGTCCCCGGAACCGCCGGAACAGGCCGTGGTGCTTCCCTCATTCGAAGAGGTCAGCCAGGACCCTGCGCGCTACGGCGAAGCCTTCCGGCTGGCCGCCGGGGAGGCCAACCCTTATTCCGGCCGGGTGCTGGCCCAGCAGCATGGCCCCCGCTGGGTGGTGGTGCAGCCGCCGGCCGCTTCCCTGGATGAGGTGGCCCTCGACCGGGTCTACGGACTCCCTTTCCAGAAGCTTCCCCACCCCAGTTACCACGAGGCCATTCCGGCCTACGAACAGATCCGGTTTTCCATTACCACCCACCGCGGCTGTTTCGGAGGGTGCGCCTTTTGCGCCATCACCCATCACCAGGGCAAGCAGATCCAGAGCCGCTCCGAGCAGTCGGTCCTGGATGAATTGGAGCGGCTGGCGGACCATCCCGAATTTCGCGGCACGGTTACCGATATCGGCGGCCCCACCGCCAACATGTACGGACTGGAATGTGGCAGCGACAAGGCCCGGAGGACCTGCCGGCGTGCCGGGTGCCTCTACCCGAGGCCCTGCCGTCACCTGGTGACCTCGGGTCGGCGGGCGGCGCAGCTGCTAGGCAAGGTCCGGCGCCAGCGCGGCGTCAAGCATGCCTACGTGGCTTCGGGTATCCGCTACGATTTGATGGAACATCAGCAGGAGTATTTCGAGGCCTTGCTCGAACATCACGTGGGGGGGCTGCTCAAGGTGGCACCTGAGTCAGCGAGCAATAAGGTCACCCGGGTCATGCGCAAGCCCGGGCCGGGCGCATTCGAGCAGTTTTTGGCCTATTACCGGCAGACCAGCGGGAAACTCGGTCTTCGCCAGGGAGTGGTCCCTTATTTTATCGCCGGTCATCCGGGTTCGACCCTCTCCGACATGGTGGATGTGGCCCTGTTTCTCAAGCGCAACCGGCTCAGGGTCGAGCAGGTTCAGGAGTTCACCCCCACACCCGGAACCCTGGCAACCTGCATGTACCACACCGGCTGCGACCCTTTCACGGGGGAGCCGGTAAACGTGCCCCGCAGCCCCCGGGAGAAGCGCCTGCAGAAGGCCCTGTTGCTCTGGCATCTGCCCGAGCATCGCCAGGATGTCCTCGAGGCTCTGAGGCGCTGCGGGCGCCAGGAGGACGGCCGGCTGCTGCTGGAACGGCGGCGGGGAGGGAATTAG
- a CDS encoding DUF6485 family protein: MECISSQSLKHCTCTYSACDIRGNCCKCVARHQGRGEIPGCFFTPEGERSYDRSVANFIKDQSR, translated from the coding sequence ATGGAGTGCATTTCCAGCCAGTCTCTCAAGCACTGTACCTGCACCTATAGCGCCTGCGACATCCGTGGCAACTGCTGTAAATGCGTCGCCCGCCACCAGGGGCGCGGGGAAATCCCCGGTTGCTTTTTCACCCCCGAGGGTGAGCGCAGCTACGATCGGTCCGTGGCCAATTTCATCAAGGATCAAAGCCGCTGA
- the argC gene encoding N-acetyl-gamma-glutamyl-phosphate reductase, translated as MIKVAIVGASGYTGVELIRLLANHPQVEIACLTSRQNAGEQIAAVFPSLLERITLACDGSETGVVIEKADVVFTALPHQAAMAVVPDLLAAGKKVIDLSADYRLRDAAVYEAWYQKHSSPELLKEAVYGLPEIYREQVRCARLVANPGCYPTSVALALAPLLKRGLIDPASLIVDSKSGTSGAGRSAKVGSLFCEVNEGFQAYGVAKHRHTPEIEQTLGDLAGKPVMINFTPHLLPVNRGILSTCYASLQESRTTAELLAAFREEYADEPFVRVHPAGSLPNVAYVRASNYCDLGVVSDSRTGRVIVVSAIDNLVKGAAGQAVQNMNLMLGFEESAGLTGLPVFP; from the coding sequence ATGATCAAGGTTGCCATCGTCGGCGCCAGCGGCTACACCGGGGTCGAGCTGATCCGGCTGCTGGCCAATCACCCCCAGGTGGAGATCGCCTGCCTCACCTCCCGGCAGAACGCCGGCGAGCAGATCGCGGCGGTTTTCCCCTCGCTGCTCGAGCGCATCACCCTGGCCTGCGACGGCTCGGAAACCGGCGTCGTCATCGAAAAGGCCGACGTGGTCTTTACCGCGCTGCCCCACCAGGCGGCCATGGCGGTGGTGCCGGATCTGCTCGCCGCGGGAAAGAAGGTCATCGACCTCTCGGCGGACTACCGGCTGCGGGACGCGGCGGTCTACGAGGCCTGGTACCAAAAGCACAGCAGCCCCGAGCTGCTGAAGGAGGCGGTCTACGGCCTGCCGGAAATCTACCGCGAGCAGGTGCGCTGCGCCCGGCTGGTGGCCAACCCGGGCTGCTATCCGACCAGCGTAGCCCTGGCCCTGGCGCCGCTGCTCAAGCGCGGCCTGATCGACCCCGCCAGCCTGATCGTCGACAGCAAGTCCGGCACCAGCGGCGCGGGGCGCTCGGCCAAGGTCGGCAGCCTGTTCTGCGAGGTCAACGAGGGTTTCCAGGCCTATGGCGTGGCCAAACACCGGCACACTCCGGAGATCGAGCAGACTCTCGGCGATCTGGCCGGCAAACCGGTCATGATCAATTTCACCCCGCACCTGCTGCCGGTCAACCGCGGCATTCTCTCCACCTGCTACGCCAGCCTGCAGGAGTCGCGCACCACCGCCGAGCTGTTGGCGGCCTTTCGCGAGGAGTATGCCGACGAGCCTTTCGTCCGAGTGCATCCCGCCGGCAGCCTGCCCAACGTTGCCTATGTCCGGGCCAGCAACTACTGCGATCTGGGCGTGGTCAGCGATTCGCGCACCGGGCGGGTGATTGTGGTTTCCGCCATCGACAATTTGGTCAAGGGAGCGGCCGGGCAGGCCGTTCAGAACATGAACCTCATGCTCGGTTTCGAAGAAAGTGCCGGCCTGACCGGCCTGCCCGTTTTTCCCTGA
- the rpsI gene encoding 30S ribosomal protein S9: protein MAEQKFYATGKRKSSVARVWLKPGTGNIVVNKRALGDYFGRETSKMVVQQPLELTDNVGKFDIFVNVAGGGPSGQAGAIKHGITKALLEADPELRAVLKKAGFITRDSRAKERKKYGRRAARASFQFSKR from the coding sequence ATGGCTGAACAGAAATTCTACGCGACCGGTAAACGGAAATCTTCCGTGGCTCGGGTCTGGCTGAAGCCCGGCACCGGTAACATCGTGGTCAACAAACGTGCTCTGGGCGACTACTTCGGGCGGGAAACCTCCAAGATGGTCGTGCAGCAGCCCCTGGAACTGACCGACAACGTCGGCAAGTTCGATATTTTCGTCAATGTTGCCGGCGGCGGCCCCTCGGGCCAGGCCGGTGCGATCAAGCACGGCATTACCAAGGCCCTGCTCGAGGCCGATCCTGAACTGCGTGCCGTTCTCAAGAAGGCTGGCTTCATCACCCGCGACAGCCGCGCGAAAGAGCGTAAGAAGTACGGGCGTCGTGCCGCCCGCGCAAGCTTCCAGTTCTCCAAGCGTTAA
- the rplM gene encoding 50S ribosomal protein L13, with translation MSTQVAKQADIKRNWFVVDLEGKVLGRAAAEIARVLRGKHKAIYTPSVDTGDFVVVVNAEKVKLTGNKMADKMYYQHSGYPGGLKSINAEKLLEKRPEDLIKKAVKGMLPKNKLGRQMFKKLKVYSGGEHPHSAQQPKDLTF, from the coding sequence ATGAGCACCCAAGTCGCCAAGCAGGCAGATATTAAGAGAAATTGGTTCGTTGTTGACCTGGAGGGCAAAGTGCTGGGTCGTGCCGCGGCGGAGATCGCCCGCGTGCTGCGCGGCAAGCACAAGGCTATCTACACCCCCAGCGTCGACACCGGCGATTTTGTCGTCGTGGTCAATGCCGAGAAGGTCAAGCTGACCGGCAACAAGATGGCCGACAAGATGTACTACCAGCACTCCGGCTACCCCGGCGGGCTGAAGTCGATCAACGCTGAAAAGTTGCTGGAGAAAAGGCCTGAAGATCTCATCAAGAAGGCGGTCAAGGGCATGCTGCCCAAGAACAAGCTGGGCCGCCAGATGTTCAAGAAGCTGAAGGTTTACAGCGGCGGTGAGCATCCCCACAGCGCCCAGCAGCCCAAAGATCTGACCTTTTAA
- a CDS encoding universal stress protein: MQKPLKIIVPIDFSSYSIETLEFAFGLRKLFPATWVLHHVVASGEVESFANLGGEPLEIRKRRISEAEAGLKKEAERRRAEHPGIHIECRVTAGIPFKEICRLADEENAGLIVIGTHGRTGLSHLLIGSTAERVVQHASCPVLSIKPRIL; the protein is encoded by the coding sequence ATGCAAAAGCCGTTGAAAATAATCGTCCCCATCGATTTTTCCTCCTACAGTATCGAAACGCTCGAGTTTGCCTTCGGCCTGCGGAAATTGTTCCCCGCCACCTGGGTTTTGCACCATGTGGTGGCCAGCGGCGAAGTGGAGAGTTTCGCCAACCTGGGTGGCGAGCCCCTCGAGATCCGCAAGCGGCGCATCAGTGAAGCCGAGGCTGGCCTGAAAAAAGAAGCCGAGCGCCGGCGGGCGGAACACCCCGGCATTCATATCGAATGCCGGGTGACCGCCGGAATCCCCTTCAAGGAGATCTGCCGACTCGCCGATGAAGAAAATGCCGGGCTCATCGTCATCGGGACCCACGGTCGCACCGGTCTTTCCCACCTGCTCATCGGAAGTACCGCCGAACGGGTAGTGCAGCACGCCTCCTGCCCGGTTCTGAGCATCAAGCCGCGGATTCTCTGA
- the truA gene encoding tRNA pseudouridine(38-40) synthase TruA, whose product MATIKLTIEYDGTDYVGWQVQPNGISVQQVVEQALCGVLGEEVRLHSSGRTDAGVHARGMVAHFHTFRQLPESAYREGVNRLLPRDIAVRGVEEVNEDFHARFSARGKWYRYSLYLAPVRSPLAERYSWHLRSRLDEIAMARAAAGFVGCHDFSAFRSSSCEARSTRREVFSVELLREGELLHIDVKGAGFLKNMVRVMVGTLVEIGLGRRPEADVPRLLREGGRPAAGRTAPPQGLCLMEVWY is encoded by the coding sequence ATGGCGACCATCAAATTGACCATAGAATACGACGGTACCGATTATGTCGGCTGGCAGGTTCAGCCCAACGGGATTTCCGTCCAGCAGGTAGTGGAACAGGCACTTTGCGGGGTGCTTGGCGAAGAGGTGCGGCTGCATTCCTCGGGCAGGACCGATGCCGGGGTGCATGCACGGGGGATGGTGGCCCATTTTCATACCTTCAGGCAGCTTCCCGAATCGGCGTACCGGGAGGGGGTCAACCGCCTGCTTCCCCGGGATATTGCCGTGCGCGGGGTCGAGGAGGTGAACGAGGACTTTCACGCCAGGTTCAGCGCCCGGGGCAAATGGTACCGGTATTCCCTATATCTTGCGCCGGTGCGTTCGCCGCTGGCCGAACGCTACAGCTGGCACCTGCGTTCCCGCCTGGACGAGATCGCCATGGCCAGGGCCGCCGCCGGTTTTGTCGGATGCCACGATTTTTCGGCCTTCCGTTCTTCGAGCTGCGAGGCGCGCAGCACCCGGCGGGAGGTGTTCTCAGTGGAACTGCTGCGGGAGGGAGAGCTGTTGCACATCGATGTCAAGGGCGCAGGATTTCTCAAGAACATGGTTCGTGTCATGGTGGGGACCCTGGTGGAGATCGGTCTTGGCCGGCGCCCGGAAGCTGATGTGCCGCGCCTGTTGCGGGAAGGGGGGCGGCCGGCCGCCGGGCGCACCGCCCCGCCCCAGGGCCTGTGCCTGATGGAAGTCTGGTACTGA
- a CDS encoding energy-coupling factor transporter transmembrane component T family protein, with protein MAFLADLTLGRYVPRDSPLHRLDPRLKLVGLPLFVIACFAGPSPVRLGGLSALALVLALLCRLEWRIWWRGLWVLRWLLLFSLLLHLFLSPGRTLFGFAWLSLDGLLRGLQVCWQLSLAVVFSSLLTLTTSPGHLAGGIASLLAPLQRFGLPAREWALLLGLVMQFIPILRDEALEVYRQQSGQPEEKPPLGLPARIRLFGGLVAPLMLRLVDRADALAQCMARGEAGLQGGAAIEALPRLPKGELFWFCASLAVLGALWMLG; from the coding sequence ATGGCTTTTCTCGCTGACCTTACCCTGGGGCGATACGTTCCCCGGGACTCGCCGCTGCACCGGCTCGACCCACGCCTCAAGCTGGTCGGGCTGCCGCTGTTTGTCATCGCCTGCTTCGCCGGGCCCAGCCCGGTGCGCCTTGGCGGGCTCAGCGCCCTGGCCCTGGTGCTGGCACTGCTCTGCCGTCTCGAGTGGCGCATCTGGTGGCGGGGCCTCTGGGTGCTGCGCTGGCTGTTGCTGTTTTCTCTCCTGTTGCATCTATTCCTTTCGCCAGGCAGGACGCTTTTCGGGTTTGCCTGGCTGTCCCTCGACGGGCTGCTGCGGGGCCTGCAGGTCTGCTGGCAATTGTCGCTGGCCGTGGTTTTTTCCTCGCTCCTCACCCTGACGACTTCGCCAGGGCATCTGGCTGGGGGGATCGCCTCGCTGTTGGCGCCCCTGCAGCGTTTCGGCCTGCCGGCACGCGAGTGGGCGCTGCTGCTTGGACTGGTCATGCAGTTTATCCCGATCCTTCGTGACGAGGCCCTCGAGGTTTACCGGCAGCAGTCCGGCCAACCTGAAGAAAAACCGCCATTGGGTCTGCCGGCGCGGATTCGCCTGTTCGGTGGCCTCGTCGCCCCGCTGATGCTGCGGCTGGTCGATCGGGCCGATGCCCTGGCCCAGTGTATGGCCCGCGGGGAGGCCGGACTGCAGGGAGGCGCCGCCATCGAAGCTTTGCCCCGTCTGCCGAAGGGGGAACTGTTCTGGTTCTGCGCGAGCCTCGCAGTCCTGGGCGCATTGTGGATGCTTGGCTGA
- a CDS encoding aspartate-semialdehyde dehydrogenase, with protein sequence MSRTFNVAVVGATGAVGNQMLEVLAERNFPVNQLRLLASERSEGSFLEFRGEEVMVERLTQDSFKGIDIALFSAGGGRSLEFCPVAAKAGAVCIDNSSAWRMDPDVPLVVPEVNPQAIAGYSAKGIIANPNCSTIQMVVALKPLHDFARIKRVVVSTYQAVSGTGQKAIDELRIQSGELLNGRPVECKVYPHQIGFNCLPHIDVFLDNGYTREEMKMVQETVKIMGDSGIRVTATTVRVPVFYGHSESVNIETEVKLSAAKARELLAAAPGVELVDDVANNLYPMPIDAVGQDLTYVGRIREDESIDNGLNLWVVADNLRKGAATNAVQIAEILAARYL encoded by the coding sequence ATGTCCAGAACTTTCAATGTGGCCGTGGTCGGCGCCACCGGCGCCGTCGGCAATCAGATGCTCGAGGTGCTGGCCGAGCGCAATTTCCCGGTCAATCAGCTGCGCCTGCTGGCTTCGGAGCGCTCCGAGGGGAGCTTTCTCGAGTTTCGCGGCGAAGAGGTGATGGTCGAACGGCTCACCCAGGATTCCTTCAAGGGGATCGACATCGCCCTGTTCAGTGCCGGCGGCGGGCGCAGTCTCGAATTCTGCCCGGTTGCCGCCAAAGCCGGGGCGGTGTGCATCGACAACTCCAGCGCCTGGCGCATGGACCCCGATGTGCCGCTGGTGGTTCCCGAGGTCAATCCCCAGGCCATTGCCGGCTACAGCGCCAAGGGGATCATCGCCAACCCCAACTGCTCGACCATCCAGATGGTGGTGGCCCTCAAGCCGCTGCACGATTTCGCCAGGATCAAGCGGGTGGTCGTCTCCACCTACCAGGCGGTGTCGGGCACCGGTCAGAAGGCTATCGACGAGCTGCGCATCCAGTCTGGTGAACTGCTCAACGGCCGACCTGTCGAGTGCAAGGTCTACCCGCACCAGATTGGCTTTAACTGCCTGCCCCACATCGACGTCTTCCTCGATAACGGCTACACCAGGGAAGAGATGAAGATGGTGCAGGAGACGGTGAAGATCATGGGCGACTCCGGCATCCGGGTGACCGCCACCACGGTGCGGGTCCCGGTCTTCTACGGGCACAGCGAATCGGTGAACATCGAAACCGAGGTCAAGCTCAGCGCCGCCAAGGCCCGTGAACTGCTCGCCGCTGCCCCCGGGGTCGAACTGGTCGATGATGTAGCCAACAACCTCTACCCCATGCCGATCGACGCCGTCGGCCAGGACCTGACCTATGTCGGGCGCATCCGCGAGGACGAGTCGATCGACAACGGCCTCAACCTCTGGGTGGTGGCAGACAATCTGCGCAAGGGTGCCGCCACCAACGCCGTGCAGATCGCCGAGATCCTGGCGGCCAGGTACCTGTAG
- the leuB gene encoding 3-isopropylmalate dehydrogenase, which produces MAQKFKVAVLPGDGIGPEVMTEALKVLDAVEKKFAVAFERTFANVGGIAIDKEGKALPQTTVDICKGADAILFGSVGGPKWESLPPDEQPERGALLPLRKIFGLYANLRPAIIFPALTGASSLKEEVISGGFNVLVVRELTGGIYFSQPKGIEGQGRERIGVDTMRYSIPEIERIAHVAFQAAQRRDKRLTSIDKANVLSTSVLWREIVESVAKQYPDVKLNHMYVDNAAMQLVRWPKQFDVLLCENMFGDILSDEAAMLTGSLGMLPSASLAEGSFGMYEPSGGSAPDIAGQGIANPIAQILSAAMMLRYSFALNEAADAVEAAVEKVLDQGLRTADIFQGKPGEKKINTREMGDAIVANL; this is translated from the coding sequence ATGGCGCAGAAATTCAAAGTGGCAGTACTTCCTGGTGACGGAATCGGGCCGGAGGTGATGACCGAAGCCCTCAAGGTCCTCGATGCGGTGGAAAAGAAATTCGCCGTCGCCTTTGAGCGCACCTTTGCCAACGTCGGCGGGATTGCCATTGACAAGGAAGGCAAGGCCCTCCCCCAGACCACCGTCGATATCTGCAAGGGCGCCGATGCCATCCTGTTCGGCAGCGTCGGCGGACCCAAGTGGGAGAGCCTTCCGCCCGACGAGCAGCCCGAGCGCGGCGCCCTGTTGCCGCTGCGCAAAATCTTCGGGCTCTACGCCAACCTGCGCCCGGCGATCATCTTTCCGGCTCTGACCGGCGCCTCGAGCCTCAAGGAGGAGGTGATCTCCGGCGGCTTCAACGTGCTGGTGGTACGCGAACTCACCGGCGGCATCTACTTCTCCCAGCCCAAGGGGATCGAAGGGCAGGGGCGCGAGCGCATCGGGGTGGACACCATGCGCTACAGCATCCCGGAGATCGAACGCATCGCCCACGTTGCCTTTCAGGCGGCCCAGAGGCGTGACAAGCGGCTGACCTCCATCGACAAGGCCAACGTGCTCTCCACCTCGGTGCTCTGGCGCGAGATCGTCGAGTCGGTGGCCAAGCAGTACCCCGACGTGAAGCTCAACCACATGTACGTCGACAATGCCGCCATGCAGCTGGTGCGCTGGCCCAAGCAGTTCGACGTGCTGCTGTGCGAGAACATGTTCGGCGACATCCTCTCCGACGAGGCGGCGATGCTCACCGGCTCGCTCGGCATGCTCCCTTCGGCCTCGCTCGCCGAGGGATCCTTCGGCATGTACGAGCCCTCCGGCGGCAGCGCCCCGGACATCGCCGGCCAGGGGATCGCCAACCCCATCGCGCAGATACTCTCGGCCGCCATGATGCTGCGCTATTCCTTCGCCCTCAACGAGGCGGCCGATGCCGTCGAAGCTGCGGTGGAGAAGGTGCTCGACCAGGGGCTGCGCACCGCCGACATCTTCCAGGGCAAGCCTGGCGAGAAGAAGATCAACACCCGTGAAATGGGCGATGCCATTGTCGCCAATCTCTGA